The DNA sequence ACCGTGGTTGGATTTAAAGCGATTGCGATCCCTTTGCTTAGCGATATTCCCTTTATTGGTCCGCTATTTTTCAATCATGACATTTTGGTATACGGCAGCTTTGCTTTAGTGGGTATTTGCTGGTGGGTTGTCAATAAAACCCGCGCCGGGCTAACCTTACGCGCGGTAGGTGAAAACCCCTACTCAGCGAATGCCCTGGGTATAAAAGTAATTAAAGTTCGCTATATTGCGGTATTAGTTGGCGGTGCTTTTGCCGGCCTTGCGGGCGCCTATATGTCATTGTCATACACCCCAATGTGGATGGAAAACATGACCGCGGGCCGTGGTTGGATTGCACTATCGCTCGTCGTATTCGCCTCATGGCGAGTGGGTTACTTAATGGTGGGCGCGTACTTATTTGGTGTAGCGTCTATTTTGCATTTAGTGATGCAAGGTATTGGTTTTACTATATCACCCAACCTATTAGCTATGCTGCCTTATGTAGCCACCATTGTAGTAATGGTGATTATTAGCTCTAACCCATTGCGTCAAAAACTCGCTGCACCGATGAGCTTGGCTAAACCCTTTGATTCAAGGATCCACTAAACCCTCATTTTAGTGACACGTAAACCAAGCTGATTCACCATCGGCTTGGTTTTTTACTTAATCAAGTGGCTTACACCGTGACTTTTTCGCGTATCATGAGCTCCCCATGTTAGGAGGCCCCCTACCTTATGTCCTACTCGTTGTACTTGGCTCATATCAATGACACCCATTCACACTTTGAATCGTCACTATTGCACTTCAAGCTCAAGCTTGCTGACACCGAGTATCAAATAGATGCCCATTGTGGCGGTTATGCACGAATAGCTTCCGCAGTTAAGGCTCAGCGCCAATTAGCCAAGCAACAAGGTGCAGATTCATTGCTACTGCATGCTGGCGACAGTTTTCAAGGCAGTTTATATTTCAGTCAATTTAAGGGTTTGGCCAATGCTCGTTTACTTAATCTATTGGCCCCTGATGCCTTAACGATTGGTAACCATGAATTTGATTTAGGTAATGCCCCCGTTGCGCAGTTTATCGAGCAAGCTAACTTTGCCTTACTGGCAGGCAACATGGACCTAAGCCAAGAGGATCAAAACAAAGCCCATCCTCTCGCCCCCCATAACAACCTCTATCGTTTTGACAATCAGCGCCAAATTGCTCAATACCTGCTTAAACCCCTAGCAGACAAACAGTTAGCCATTGTCGGTATTACCCATGACCAAATGCATAATATTGGCTGCCCAGACGCCGATTGCCATTTTCTCAATGCCATACAAACCACCCGAGCTACCATCGAGCACCTCCACCAACAAGGGATTAATCATATCCTGGTACTGAGCCACCTGGGATACCACGGTGATGTAGAACTGGCTAAGGCTGTTGATGGCATAAGCGTGATTGTCGGCGGACATTCGCATACCCTTACCGGAGATTTCAGCGAGCTTGGCATCAGTTCTACTGAACAAGCGCCTCAGTGGGTTAATGATTGTTTAATCTTGCAAGCCGGAAAACATGCCGAATCAATAGGCCTAGAAAAACTGACGTTTGACCATCAAGGTAAAGTAACTGGCTTGACTGGCGGGGTGTCATTTCTACTCGCAGACGATTGGCAAGCCTTTGCCAATGAGCAAGTTGTAAGCAACGAGCTGCGCCAACAGATTAATGACTATGTCAGCCGCAGCCATTTATTTAGTCATTTCCCCGAAGACCCGCAAATTAAGCAAATAATTGACCGAGATTATCGCCCTGTGGTTGAACAAATGCGCGAGCAAATCATTACCACTTTGCCCACACCACTGCTGCATACTCGACTACCTAATCATGATTACCCCTTAGGCAGTGAAGTGTCTCCCTTGGTATGTAAAGGCTTTTACCAAATCGCCAACAAACATAGTCCTACAGATTTTGCCTTACACAATGCCGGTGGTGTTCGTGTATCACTCAAGGCAGGGCCACTGACAAAAGCAGAAATTTGTGGTCGTTTACTGCCCTTCGAGATAGCCTTAGTCAGCTATTTAATCAAAGGTGAAGATTTAGCCAGTGTGATTGAAGGTGCCATAGATAACGCCTACAACAATGGCATAGTAGGGACTGGCGATGGCAGTTTTCCTTATTTCTATCGGCTACGCTATCAATACAATGGCGAGCAACCTCAAGGTCAGCGAGTCAAAAATATTAAGATATGTCAGCAAGGCGAGTGGATAGCGGTAAAAGAACAACACGCCTATCGCGGTGTATCATCGGCCTACACGCTTGCAGGCAAAGAAGGCTACCACGCCTTGCTTAATTCTTGGGACCACCAAGATCTGGCCACCAGCATGAGTGACAGTTTTGTTGAATATGCTTCTACACTCAACGCGCTAGCCTAGTCAAGCTCACACAACAACGAGATCTTGAACAGTTCGTTAAATGTCACCATAAGTACTAATATTGAAATGTTTAGTCTATCGAGAGAAACAGCATGCTCAATAAGAAAGGAATTATCTGGCCTGATTACTATCACCCTAAAAACTCTCAAATACATATTAAAAATCAGCTAGATATATCAGCCAGCGCTGAAGAGATTTGGCATTGTTTAGTTCATGCGCCCTGCTGGCCAACATGGAAACATAGCTCAACCTCAGTTCAAATCATCAATGGCGATGGCATTGAATTGGCTAAAAATGCTCAATTTTATTGGAAAACCAAAAGAGCAGCATTCAAATGTACTGTGGTTGAATTTACGCCTCATAAACAACTTGCCTGGAAAGGAAAAATGGGTGCTGTAGATATGTATCATGCTTGGTTAATTGAGCCCACAAGCAAAGGTTGTCGAGTTATTACCGAATCTACTCAACGAAATGGTTTAACTTGGTTAACTAAGTATTTTATGTCTAATCAGTTTAGGACTTACCATCGACATTGGCTCGAAGAATTACAAGAACAGCACCTAAAGCAATCAACCGTTGGCACCTTGAGTAACAATTAACTCATCACATGAGTCTCGCAAACAGCCAACGTCACGAGTGATCCCATAGTGCGATTAGCCAATGATTTAGTCCGTTTTTCAACATTGCTGGTTGATACTAAATACATTGACGTTTAGCTCACTAAGGCTTTTTACCACTGTTGTTGGCTCTATTCCCCAAGGGTCAAAGATGGCCTGTTCACTGCGCTGCACCCAAGCTGAATGCATCCCAAAAGAAATAGCACCGATAACATCAAAGGGGTTACTCGAAATTAACCATGTATCGCTCGCTAAGGCTTTGGCTTGTTGCAAGAAATGGCGATAAACCGCAGGGTTAGGTTTAAATGATTGAAGCGATTCGCAGCTTACCACGCCATCAAATAAATGCTTAATGCCGGCACTCTCAAGCAATTGTTCAACTGCTGCTAAGCTACCATTAGAAAACGCATACATTTTGATATCACTGTCTTTCAATTGGCTTAACGCCGCTGGCACATCGTCAAATGCAGGTAGGGTTTTGTAAGCATCTAAAAGTTGCTGTTTTTGGGCTGTGGTTAATGCCGCCTTATAAAAGCGGCAAGTGTAATCGAGGGCATCTTTAGTACATACAGCAAAGCTTTGATAATGTTGCATTAAGCCGCGGCGAAACGAATACTCTAACTGCTTATTTCGCCACGTTTGAGAAAACTCAGTGACATTTTTTACCGCAAGCTTTTCCAGCAAGCAGTCAATGCCATGCGTGTCGATGAGTGTGCCGTAAACATCAAAAGCTAAGGTTATAGACATTGCGCTCTCTCCTTAGTGATAGCGGTTACACAACAGCTGTTTAGCCCATATAGTGTTAGCTAATATAACGCCATGCTAAACACATTGATACTAAGAACAAGATGAGTGCTGTAAACATGCTATTCACAAGCCCGAGCCAATAACCGATTTTAAATAAGGTTAATTGAGGTTTGAACTACTTCACCAACACTGGCGCATCGTAGTTCTCTGGCTCATCGCTATATACGCATACATTGGCATCTTCAACAAAACCGCTTTCTGCAACGCATTGGGCTTGAAAAAAGTCTTTAATTTCTTGGCGCTGACAGTGCGCTTCGAAGCTATCTTTATCGGCCCAAATTTCTTGAAAAGCAATCGGGTAACCAGTACCAGTAGCAAAAGGGTTATCAATTTGGCGTGTTAGCGTGTATTGGATGCAACCGTCTTCACGGAGAGTGTTTGGCTCTAGCCCTTGCAGCACTTCAAACAGCTGGTTGAGTTTGCCCGCTTTGGGTTTAAACATAGCGATACAATAAATTTTCTTTGACATGTAAGTTCCTTAACAGAGAAGTTTGGCGAGCATCGCTCGCCAATTAAGGTCCATACTAAGGCATTCAAACCACTGCATAGGCAAAGTAGATCAAATGCAGTGGCGATTTAGCCTGAACACCAAGAAGAACGCTTACTTAGTGAAGAGTTTAAACGTTTAGTATCCAATTAACAGGCTTTATAAGGGGCTAATTGCATCGCTAACAAGCGCTTATAAGCTAGCTGTTGGCGAATCGCTTGCGGGCCTTGGCACCAATTGTATTTAAGCGATTCCCACAATGGGTCGTTGACGGCTAAACCTAAGCTTTGCAAAAAACGACTATCAGCCACTACAAATTGCTTTTTATAAGGTAAGACTACGCCCCCTTTTTGAGCTTGTAATGTTAACGCTTCTTGGTAATTAGCACACCAATGGTTAAGCAGTGTCATGCTCGCTTGGGCATACCAAAACTTACCACTATCTTGTTGCTCAGTTAACGATTGCTCACAAGACAATATGGTTAAGGCGTGTTGCCAATCATTAAATCCGCTTTGGCGAGCCACAAATAATAAGGCGTGTTTAAGCTGTGGTATTTTGCCTTTACTTAGCGCAAGTAAAGGCGAGTTAGCAGTGGGTTGCTGTTTAAGCAAAATTTTACTGCGGATCTTAAGTTCTTCAACTGGGGATAACATCTCTATGTTCCTAAATAATAGTCTGTTCCCCGCAAAACAATATTCAGAATGACATACAGTGTCTTAATGAAGTAATAATAAAAGTTAAGGGTGAGTTCCTCTTGGCGGGCAGGCGCCCCTTAGCACCTGCCGCAATTTTGCCAAAAGCCTAAACATTAAGCAACGTTTAAAAAGCCAACCCGGCCTTTACGCTGCGGAATGTTGCGCAGCCTTGTCGACTTTAGCCACTGTCTCACTGCGTTCTTCTGGTAACAGTAAGCTAAGTAAAATTGCCGTTAAACCACCCGAGGTAACCGCCGAACCAAAGATGTTTTGTACTAACTTTGGCGCATGCTGCAGGAGATCAGGCACCATGGTAACGCCTAGCCCAACACCAAACGACACCGCCATGATCAACAGTTTTCGTCGATTTAGCTCATCGCTGGCTAAGATTTTTATGCCTGCTGCGGCAACAGTACCGAACATAACCAAGGTCGCGCCACCCAATACAGGCTTTGGGATCTGCTGCAGTACTGCGCCCAAAATAGGGAATAAACCAAGTACTACCAAAATGGCGGCAATATAAAAACCAATATAGCGGCTGGCAACACCGGTAAGCTGAATAACCCCATTATTTTGGCTAAAGGTGGTGTTTGGGAAAGTATTAAAGGTCGCGGCAATCAATGAGTTTACCCCATCAGCAAGTACCCCTGAGCGAACGCGTTTTAAATAAGAATCGCCCTTAATTGGCTGTTGCGATACGGCGCAGTTGGCGGTGATATCACCCGCAGATTCAATCGCGGTAATGAAGTAAATAATCGCTACTGGCAAAAATGCCACCCAATCAAATGAGAAGCCATACTTAAACGGCATCGGAACACTAATTGAAGGCTGAGACAGTACTGAAGAGAAGTCGACTTTACCCATAAATATTGCAATAACCATCCCTACAATTAGGCCAATCACAATCGCAGATAAGCGTAACCAAGGATTAGTAGAGCGATTCAATACGATAATGGTCAGTAATACAATGGCGCCTAAACTTAGGTTCTGCATACTGCCAAAATCAGACGCTTTAAAACCACCGGCCAAGTCAGTCATACCGATCTTTATCAGTGAAATACCGATAATAGTTATCACGATGCCGGTCACCAATGGAGTGATGATTTTCTTCATTTTTATCAGTACTTGTGACAAAAATATCTCTATAAAGGCACCTAAAAAACAAACGCCAAATATCAGTGATAAAATTTCTTCAGGGCCTCCACCTTGGCCTTTAGCAATAAACCCTGCAGCCAATACTGAACCTAAAAATGCAAAGCTAGTCCCCTGCACACAAATCATCCCAGCCCCTACCGGGCCGATTTTTTTTGCCTGAATAAAAGTGCCTACTCCCGACACGATTAACGCCATGCTAATTAAGTATGGAATATGCTCACCTAAGCCTAATACTCCACCAATAATTAACGTTGGCGTAATAATACCCACAAAACACGCCAGTACATGTTGTAAGCCTGCAAAAAAGGCCTGTGCGGCTGGCGGGCGGTCATGCAATTGATAGATCAAATCCTTTGATACTGCGGTCTCATTATCGCTACTCATACTCGCTCCCTGTCTATATATCCGTTATGCAACCAGAAAAACCTGACCACAAAGTCAGCTTAATTAGGCAAATTGCCTGCCAACCAAGTTAATCGCTATTGGGAACATCACCACAAAACACCACAAGCAGCGGCTTACAAACAACAAATCATCAACATA is a window from the Agarivorans sp. TSD2052 genome containing:
- a CDS encoding ABC transporter permease, producing the protein MDMELFQQILVAAIKTGTPLLLVALGELICEKSGVLNLGQEGMMLMGAMAGFAGAYFSGSLALGLLLAIIAGMTMAAIFGLLSLNLNTNQVATGLALTIFGAGLSAFLGVNLVGSTVVGFKAIAIPLLSDIPFIGPLFFNHDILVYGSFALVGICWWVVNKTRAGLTLRAVGENPYSANALGIKVIKVRYIAVLVGGAFAGLAGAYMSLSYTPMWMENMTAGRGWIALSLVVFASWRVGYLMVGAYLFGVASILHLVMQGIGFTISPNLLAMLPYVATIVVMVIISSNPLRQKLAAPMSLAKPFDSRIH
- a CDS encoding bifunctional metallophosphatase/5'-nucleotidase; the encoded protein is MSYSLYLAHINDTHSHFESSLLHFKLKLADTEYQIDAHCGGYARIASAVKAQRQLAKQQGADSLLLHAGDSFQGSLYFSQFKGLANARLLNLLAPDALTIGNHEFDLGNAPVAQFIEQANFALLAGNMDLSQEDQNKAHPLAPHNNLYRFDNQRQIAQYLLKPLADKQLAIVGITHDQMHNIGCPDADCHFLNAIQTTRATIEHLHQQGINHILVLSHLGYHGDVELAKAVDGISVIVGGHSHTLTGDFSELGISSTEQAPQWVNDCLILQAGKHAESIGLEKLTFDHQGKVTGLTGGVSFLLADDWQAFANEQVVSNELRQQINDYVSRSHLFSHFPEDPQIKQIIDRDYRPVVEQMREQIITTLPTPLLHTRLPNHDYPLGSEVSPLVCKGFYQIANKHSPTDFALHNAGGVRVSLKAGPLTKAEICGRLLPFEIALVSYLIKGEDLASVIEGAIDNAYNNGIVGTGDGSFPYFYRLRYQYNGEQPQGQRVKNIKICQQGEWIAVKEQHAYRGVSSAYTLAGKEGYHALLNSWDHQDLATSMSDSFVEYASTLNALA
- a CDS encoding SRPBCC domain-containing protein, producing the protein MLNKKGIIWPDYYHPKNSQIHIKNQLDISASAEEIWHCLVHAPCWPTWKHSSTSVQIINGDGIELAKNAQFYWKTKRAAFKCTVVEFTPHKQLAWKGKMGAVDMYHAWLIEPTSKGCRVITESTQRNGLTWLTKYFMSNQFRTYHRHWLEELQEQHLKQSTVGTLSNN
- a CDS encoding haloacid dehalogenase type II, whose protein sequence is MSITLAFDVYGTLIDTHGIDCLLEKLAVKNVTEFSQTWRNKQLEYSFRRGLMQHYQSFAVCTKDALDYTCRFYKAALTTAQKQQLLDAYKTLPAFDDVPAALSQLKDSDIKMYAFSNGSLAAVEQLLESAGIKHLFDGVVSCESLQSFKPNPAVYRHFLQQAKALASDTWLISSNPFDVIGAISFGMHSAWVQRSEQAIFDPWGIEPTTVVKSLSELNVNVFSINQQC
- a CDS encoding putative quinol monooxygenase, producing the protein MSKKIYCIAMFKPKAGKLNQLFEVLQGLEPNTLREDGCIQYTLTRQIDNPFATGTGYPIAFQEIWADKDSFEAHCQRQEIKDFFQAQCVAESGFVEDANVCVYSDEPENYDAPVLVK
- a CDS encoding uracil-xanthine permease family protein; this translates as MSSDNETAVSKDLIYQLHDRPPAAQAFFAGLQHVLACFVGIITPTLIIGGVLGLGEHIPYLISMALIVSGVGTFIQAKKIGPVGAGMICVQGTSFAFLGSVLAAGFIAKGQGGGPEEILSLIFGVCFLGAFIEIFLSQVLIKMKKIITPLVTGIVITIIGISLIKIGMTDLAGGFKASDFGSMQNLSLGAIVLLTIIVLNRSTNPWLRLSAIVIGLIVGMVIAIFMGKVDFSSVLSQPSISVPMPFKYGFSFDWVAFLPVAIIYFITAIESAGDITANCAVSQQPIKGDSYLKRVRSGVLADGVNSLIAATFNTFPNTTFSQNNGVIQLTGVASRYIGFYIAAILVVLGLFPILGAVLQQIPKPVLGGATLVMFGTVAAAGIKILASDELNRRKLLIMAVSFGVGLGVTMVPDLLQHAPKLVQNIFGSAVTSGGLTAILLSLLLPEERSETVAKVDKAAQHSAA